A region from the uncultured Draconibacterium sp. genome encodes:
- a CDS encoding response regulator transcription factor: protein MEQKTKLLLAEDDENLGLLLKEYLVAKGFDAELYPDGEAAYKGFMKEHFDICVLDVMMPKKDGFTLAKDIRIINADIPIIFLTAKNMKDDVLEGFKLGADDYITKPFSMEELIMRIEAILRRTSQEGQTSAQQVFTLGKYTFDTRKQTLSEGDDAVKLTTKESDLLKLLCQNANKVLERNYALKSIWIDDNYFNARSMDVYITKLRKHLKDEPSVEIINVHGKGYKLIV from the coding sequence ATGGAACAAAAAACAAAATTATTATTAGCCGAAGACGACGAGAATTTAGGATTGTTGTTAAAAGAATATTTAGTAGCTAAAGGATTTGATGCCGAACTCTATCCCGATGGCGAAGCTGCATATAAAGGTTTTATGAAAGAGCATTTTGATATCTGTGTGTTGGATGTAATGATGCCAAAAAAAGACGGTTTTACCCTTGCCAAAGATATTCGTATAATAAATGCCGATATCCCCATTATCTTTCTAACGGCAAAAAACATGAAAGATGATGTTTTGGAGGGCTTTAAGCTGGGGGCCGATGATTACATAACCAAGCCCTTTAGCATGGAAGAACTGATTATGCGCATTGAGGCAATTTTGCGTCGTACCTCGCAGGAAGGACAAACCAGTGCTCAGCAGGTATTTACCCTGGGGAAATATACTTTTGATACTCGAAAGCAAACACTTAGCGAAGGCGATGATGCCGTAAAACTAACCACAAAAGAATCGGACCTTTTAAAGTTGCTTTGCCAGAATGCAAATAAAGTATTGGAACGAAACTATGCCTTAAAATCAATTTGGATTGATGATAACTATTTTAATGCACGAAGCATGGATGTATACATTACCAAACTGCGTAAACACTTAAAAGATGAGCCTTCTGTTGAAATAATTAATGTGCATGGAAAAGGATATAAATTGATTGTTTAA
- a CDS encoding HAMP domain-containing sensor histidine kinase, whose amino-acid sequence MSRKMLITLIVLMAVVLSGLILVQASMIKSAADIREEQFNKQVINALVQVARQLEADEEYIARQYVREGLIPGSGANEFNGVFPRGNKGSLLNFQFSFSQKKVYGQLEERYQMQKQDTVNGGTGFLTIEQLLISRQENERRREQWLRDVNWKNFEILYLEDRPIEKRVDTTRLADLLTLAMNQADIRLDYKYAVTNATLGREDILVGEKDYHVGKNTKEFSQLLFQNDYGGAKPNYLNVYFPHQKGYLFKQTGLTIIPTIILTGLLVAIFAYALMVIMRQKKLSNIKNDFINNMTHELKTPISTISLASQMLQDGSIANTPSTIEHVSRVINQESKRLSFQVEKVLQMAVFNEGRLKLKLREFDANNMVRTVTGNFELRVNNKNGALHTEILAENALIKGDEVHITNVIFNLLDNAMKYSSEKPEIWVKTENRKGQLLISVQDNGIGIAKEHQAQIFDRFYRVPTGNVHDVKGFGLGLSYVKKIVDLHNGTIKVESALNKGTKFKIYFPQISN is encoded by the coding sequence ATGAGTCGAAAAATGTTAATAACATTAATAGTGTTGATGGCTGTTGTGCTGTCGGGGTTGATATTGGTGCAGGCGTCGATGATAAAATCGGCAGCCGATATCAGGGAGGAGCAGTTTAATAAGCAGGTTATTAATGCTTTGGTACAGGTTGCACGGCAGTTGGAGGCCGATGAGGAATATATTGCCCGACAATATGTTCGGGAAGGACTAATTCCCGGAAGCGGTGCTAACGAATTCAATGGTGTTTTTCCGAGAGGAAATAAAGGTAGCTTATTGAATTTTCAGTTTTCGTTCTCTCAAAAGAAAGTGTACGGCCAGCTTGAAGAACGCTATCAAATGCAAAAACAAGATACGGTAAATGGTGGTACCGGCTTTTTAACCATTGAGCAATTATTGATAAGCCGACAGGAAAATGAACGCCGCAGGGAACAATGGTTGCGTGATGTTAACTGGAAGAATTTTGAAATTTTGTACCTGGAAGACAGACCGATTGAAAAACGTGTTGATACCACACGTTTGGCAGACCTTTTAACTTTGGCAATGAACCAGGCCGATATAAGACTGGACTATAAATACGCAGTTACAAATGCAACATTAGGGCGCGAAGATATTCTGGTTGGCGAAAAAGACTATCATGTCGGGAAAAATACAAAAGAATTTAGTCAGCTATTGTTTCAGAATGATTACGGTGGCGCCAAACCCAATTACCTGAATGTTTATTTTCCACATCAAAAAGGATATTTATTTAAGCAAACCGGGCTAACAATTATCCCCACCATAATTTTAACCGGATTGTTGGTGGCAATTTTTGCCTACGCTTTGATGGTAATTATGCGTCAAAAAAAGTTGTCGAATATTAAAAACGACTTTATTAATAACATGACACACGAGTTAAAAACCCCGATTTCAACTATCTCCCTGGCCAGTCAGATGTTACAAGATGGCAGTATTGCTAATACACCATCAACTATCGAACATGTTTCGCGGGTTATCAACCAGGAAAGTAAACGATTGAGCTTTCAGGTTGAAAAAGTGTTGCAAATGGCTGTGTTTAACGAAGGTCGCTTAAAATTAAAATTGCGCGAATTTGACGCAAACAATATGGTACGCACCGTTACCGGTAATTTTGAGCTGCGTGTTAACAACAAAAATGGAGCACTTCATACCGAAATTTTAGCAGAAAACGCACTTATTAAAGGAGATGAGGTGCATATTACAAATGTAATTTTTAACTTGCTTGACAATGCAATGAAGTACAGCTCGGAAAAACCGGAAATTTGGGTGAAAACTGAAAACCGAAAAGGCCAGCTGCTTATTTCTGTGCAGGATAATGGCATTGGAATTGCTAAAGAACATCAGGCGCAGATTTTTGATCGGTTTTACCGGGTGCCAACAGGTAATGTACACGACGTTAAGGGATTTGGACTGGGTTTAAGTTATGTAAAAAAAATTGTAGACCTGCATAACGGTACAATTAAAGTTGAAAGTGCATTAAATAAAGGAACAAAGTTTAAAATTTATTTCCCACAAATAAGTAATTAA
- a CDS encoding phosphoribosylglycinamide formyltransferase, with protein sequence MVEKRIAVFASGSGTNAENIFQYFSGNEKIIIDSLWANKSDAYALVRAKNNGVETFIFGREQFYQTNDIVQTLRNRKVDLIVLAGFLWLIPENLVENFTIINIHPALLPRYGGKGMYGMNVHQAVVENKEAFSGITIHYVNQKYDEGKIIFQAKCELTPEDTPEMVAQKVHELEYRHFPEVIEKVLTEKF encoded by the coding sequence ATGGTAGAAAAGAGGATTGCAGTATTCGCCTCAGGCTCGGGAACCAACGCCGAGAACATATTTCAGTATTTTTCTGGTAATGAAAAAATTATCATCGATTCGCTATGGGCAAACAAATCGGATGCCTATGCCTTGGTAAGGGCAAAAAATAACGGTGTGGAAACCTTTATATTTGGTCGAGAGCAGTTCTATCAAACAAACGATATTGTTCAAACATTAAGAAATCGTAAAGTGGACCTGATTGTATTGGCCGGTTTTTTATGGTTAATACCCGAAAACCTCGTTGAAAACTTCACAATAATCAATATTCACCCGGCGCTTTTACCCCGCTATGGCGGCAAGGGAATGTACGGAATGAATGTACACCAGGCAGTTGTGGAAAACAAAGAAGCTTTTTCCGGTATTACCATTCATTACGTAAACCAGAAGTACGATGAAGGTAAAATTATATTCCAAGCCAAATGCGAGCTTACACCTGAAGATACCCCCGAAATGGTTGCCCAAAAAGTACACGAGCTCGAATACCGTCATTTCCCGGAAGTAATAGAGAAAGTTTTAACTGAAAAGTTTTAA
- a CDS encoding acyl carrier protein has product MSDVAAKVKAIIVDKLGVDESEVTTEASFTNDLGADSLDTVELIMEFEKEFDLAIPDDEAEKISTVGEAIAHIEAAL; this is encoded by the coding sequence ATGTCTGACGTTGCAGCAAAAGTAAAAGCAATAATCGTTGATAAATTAGGTGTTGACGAAAGTGAAGTAACTACAGAAGCATCTTTCACTAATGACCTTGGTGCTGACTCACTTGACACAGTTGAATTAATCATGGAATTCGAGAAAGAATTTGATCTTGCTATTCCAGACGACGAGGCAGAAAAAATTTCTACAGTAGGTGAAGCAATCGCTCACATCGAAGCTGCTCTTTAA
- the fabF gene encoding beta-ketoacyl-ACP synthase II, whose protein sequence is MELKRVVITGVGTVNPLGNSVEEYWENLKNGVSGAGPITHFDASLHTTKFACEVKDFDPLKYMEKKEIRKYDLYTQYAFATAAQAVEDCGIDVEKVDGDRVGVIWGAGIGGLQTFHEEARAYKEERPRFSPFFIPKMIANIAGGLVSIKYGFRGPNYTTVSACASASHAMIDAFNTIRMGKADMMLTGGSEAGVNEAGIAGFNSMRAISTRNDDPKTASRPFDKDRDGFVMGEGSAAFIFEEYEHAVARGAKIYAEVAGGGMSADAYHMTAPDPEGKGAGLVMKWALEDAGLKPEDVDYINVHGTSTPLGDIAEPKAIIKTFGEHAYELSISSTKSMTGHLLGAAGAVEGLASVLAIMNNLVPPTINHTTPDPEIDEKLDFTFNKAKEREINVAISNTFGFGGHNATVVFKKL, encoded by the coding sequence ATGGAATTGAAACGGGTAGTAATAACCGGTGTTGGAACCGTTAATCCTTTAGGGAATTCCGTTGAAGAGTATTGGGAGAATCTGAAAAACGGAGTAAGTGGAGCTGGGCCTATAACCCACTTTGATGCTTCGTTACACACCACAAAATTTGCTTGTGAGGTGAAAGATTTTGATCCTCTGAAATACATGGAGAAAAAGGAAATCCGCAAGTACGACCTGTACACGCAATACGCATTTGCTACAGCAGCGCAAGCTGTTGAAGACTGTGGAATTGACGTGGAAAAAGTTGACGGTGACCGGGTTGGTGTAATTTGGGGTGCAGGAATTGGAGGCTTACAAACTTTCCATGAGGAAGCAAGAGCTTACAAAGAGGAGCGTCCTCGTTTTTCTCCGTTTTTTATCCCTAAAATGATTGCAAATATTGCAGGTGGATTGGTTTCGATAAAGTACGGTTTTAGAGGTCCGAACTATACTACTGTTAGTGCTTGTGCTTCAGCATCGCATGCCATGATTGACGCTTTTAACACCATTCGAATGGGAAAAGCCGACATGATGCTTACCGGTGGTTCAGAAGCTGGCGTTAACGAAGCTGGTATTGCAGGATTTAACTCGATGCGTGCCATATCAACCCGCAATGATGATCCGAAAACTGCTTCACGCCCATTTGATAAAGACCGCGATGGTTTTGTTATGGGCGAAGGTTCTGCAGCATTTATATTCGAAGAATATGAACATGCTGTGGCGCGTGGAGCAAAAATTTATGCAGAAGTTGCAGGTGGTGGAATGTCGGCCGATGCCTACCACATGACAGCCCCTGACCCGGAAGGGAAAGGTGCTGGATTGGTAATGAAATGGGCATTGGAAGATGCAGGATTGAAACCTGAAGACGTTGACTACATTAACGTTCACGGTACATCAACTCCGCTTGGCGACATTGCAGAGCCGAAGGCGATAATCAAAACATTTGGTGAACATGCTTACGAGTTAAGCATCAGCTCAACCAAATCAATGACCGGTCACCTGTTGGGTGCTGCCGGAGCCGTTGAAGGCCTTGCCAGTGTTTTAGCCATTATGAATAACCTGGTTCCACCTACTATTAACCACACAACTCCAGACCCTGAAATTGACGAGAAGTTGGATTTCACATTCAACAAAGCCAAAGAAAGGGAGATTAATGTAGCTATTAGTAATACATTTGGTTTTGGTGGTCATAATGCAACAGTAGTTTTCAAAAAACTATAG
- the rnc gene encoding ribonuclease III, which yields MVRKIVQRVKLFSSDRKEFYLFLKELLGFYPQNLRLYDLAFIHKSASMVDSQGNFVNNERLEYLGDAILGAIIADFLYNRFPQEDEGFLTKTRSKLVNRAILTQLTHDMGLHVFIDSNTTKNIDKSHIYGDALEALIGAIYLDKDYKTAKFFVTKKILPQFVDLNEIEQEDSNFKSQLIEWSQKNKRDIEFETTEETDEKLKQPKFKAIVKIDEEKVGEGMGTSKKEAHQNAARETLKKLDEL from the coding sequence GTGGTTAGAAAAATAGTACAACGGGTAAAACTCTTTTCGTCTGATCGGAAAGAGTTTTACTTGTTTTTAAAAGAATTATTAGGTTTTTACCCTCAAAACCTGCGTTTGTACGATCTTGCCTTTATTCATAAGTCGGCCTCGATGGTTGACTCGCAAGGCAACTTTGTAAATAACGAACGTTTAGAATACCTTGGCGATGCCATTTTAGGCGCAATAATTGCTGATTTCTTATACAACCGTTTTCCGCAAGAAGACGAAGGCTTTTTAACCAAAACACGCTCAAAACTTGTAAATCGTGCTATTCTTACTCAGCTTACCCACGACATGGGCTTGCACGTTTTTATCGATTCGAATACCACAAAAAACATAGACAAAAGCCACATTTACGGCGATGCGCTGGAAGCCTTAATTGGGGCAATATACCTGGATAAAGACTATAAAACAGCAAAGTTTTTTGTTACCAAAAAGATCCTTCCTCAATTTGTCGATCTGAACGAAATAGAGCAAGAGGATTCAAATTTTAAAAGTCAGTTAATAGAATGGAGCCAGAAAAATAAACGCGACATTGAATTTGAAACCACCGAAGAGACCGACGAAAAACTGAAACAGCCTAAGTTTAAAGCCATTGTAAAAATTGATGAAGAAAAAGTAGGCGAAGGTATGGGAACCTCGAAAAAAGAAGCTCACCAGAATGCAGCACGCGAAACGTTAAAAAAGCTTGATGAGTTGTAA
- a CDS encoding lipid-A-disaccharide synthase N-terminal domain-containing protein, whose amino-acid sequence MEKLLIIALGFFAQGLFFIRTIAQWFKSEKEGEVISPVIYWQISLVASILMLTYGILRHDFAIVIGQSLVYGIYIRNLQLKNVWQKMHGVLKVLALAIPVVYWVWLLSSGNFAHILHNKTVSLFWMIWGTTAQIVFISRFFYQWIHSENKKESVFPLGFWIISTAGSLMIFTYSIARLDPVLFAAHSLGLFTYIRNIFLHYGKGSLFESLTKIPVLNKVIGKVSDKIK is encoded by the coding sequence ATGGAGAAACTATTAATTATAGCACTTGGATTTTTTGCCCAGGGATTATTTTTTATCCGGACCATTGCTCAATGGTTTAAATCGGAAAAAGAAGGAGAAGTAATTTCGCCGGTAATTTACTGGCAAATTAGCCTCGTTGCCAGCATTTTAATGCTTACCTACGGCATATTACGGCACGATTTTGCCATTGTTATCGGGCAATCGTTGGTGTATGGTATTTATATACGCAACCTGCAGCTTAAAAATGTTTGGCAAAAAATGCACGGGGTGTTAAAAGTGCTTGCATTGGCTATTCCGGTAGTCTATTGGGTTTGGCTGCTCAGCTCCGGAAATTTTGCCCATATTCTCCACAACAAAACCGTTTCGCTTTTTTGGATGATTTGGGGAACTACTGCGCAAATCGTATTTATTTCGCGTTTTTTTTACCAGTGGATTCACTCCGAAAATAAAAAGGAATCGGTGTTTCCCCTTGGGTTCTGGATAATAAGTACAGCCGGATCACTAATGATTTTTACCTATTCAATTGCCCGACTCGACCCGGTTTTATTTGCCGCCCACAGCCTGGGCCTTTTTACCTACATACGAAACATTTTTTTGCATTACGGGAAAGGCAGTTTGTTTGAAAGTTTAACGAAAATTCCGGTGCTGAATAAAGTTATTGGTAAAGTTTCGGATAAAATAAAATAG
- a CDS encoding MotA/TolQ/ExbB proton channel family protein, translating to MIELDRTETGFGYLVQAYKIGGPFMHWITLFGLLAMAVAVWKIIAVFSKKQVDLKLVGLIKIAASLALATGFLSQLVGIVQALEAIKAAADVSPQIVMTGAIVSFYAPVWGLFVFIFCMIIYAAVRELIKSKRPENNKQ from the coding sequence ATGATTGAATTAGACAGAACTGAAACAGGATTTGGTTACCTGGTGCAAGCCTACAAAATAGGTGGCCCATTTATGCACTGGATAACTTTATTTGGCTTGCTGGCAATGGCTGTTGCCGTTTGGAAAATTATTGCGGTTTTTTCAAAAAAGCAGGTAGACCTTAAACTTGTGGGACTGATAAAAATAGCGGCATCATTAGCATTGGCCACCGGCTTTTTGTCGCAATTAGTGGGAATTGTTCAGGCACTTGAGGCCATAAAAGCAGCAGCAGATGTGTCGCCTCAGATTGTAATGACAGGAGCAATTGTAAGTTTTTATGCGCCGGTGTGGGGGTTGTTTGTATTTATTTTTTGTATGATTATTTACGCTGCAGTAAGAGAGCTGATAAAGTCAAAACGACCGGAAAACAATAAACAATAA